Proteins encoded by one window of Aphis gossypii isolate Hap1 chromosome X, ASM2018417v2, whole genome shotgun sequence:
- the LOC114121442 gene encoding uncharacterized protein LOC114121442 isoform X1 produces MEMLSNGYRCIKKCSNALKQSLIDWILHKFNNLLTRTMSDIPTASTSMASTSSASTSQIMPYTFNNTCSLRDLDYTTTEESELSSDEESEMIDDESSYSNDVICKLEPIIDDNMDDTSWSSTASSNTSYGDKSSSDNSETESILKELIRESWSLDKPTTNQENTENIISPILILVQQPCETEGQMNEIGIDLINVEEHAKRLKELEKEIDFIESTEWMYCPIDSSIR; encoded by the exons ATGGAAATGCTATCAAATGGATATAGatgtatcaaaaaatgttcCAATGCATTAAAGCAATCATTAATTGATTGGATCCTTCATAAATTTAac aatttattgaCCAGAACAATGAGTGACATCCCAACAGCATCTACATCAATGGCATCAACTTCATCAGCTTCTACATCACAAATTATGCCATATACATTTAACAACACATGTTCATTGCGAGATTTAGATTATACAACTACTGAAGAATCAGAACTTTCTTCTGATGAAGAATCTGAAATGATTGATGACGAATCAAGCTATTCGAATGATGTTATTTGCAAGTTGGAACCAATAATTGATGATAACATGGATGATACATCATGGTCTTCTACAGCATCATCCAATACATCATATGGAGATAAATCGAGTTCTGATAATTCTGAAACAGAGTCAATTTTAAAAGAGTTGATTAGAGAGAGCTGGTCTCTTGATAAACCAACGACTAATCAAGAAAATACAGAGAACATAATATCACCAATACTCATATTAGTTCAg CAACCATGTGAAACTGAAGGccag aTGAATGAAATTGGAATCGACCTTATAAACGTTGAAGAACACGCAAAAAGACTTAAAGAACTAGAAAAAGAAATTGATTTCATAGAATCAACAGAATGGATGTACTGTCCAATAGACTCAtctattagataa
- the LOC114121442 gene encoding uncharacterized protein LOC114121442 isoform X2, whose translation MEMLSNGYRCIKKCSNALKQSLIDWILHKFNNLLTRTMSDIPTASTSMASTSSASTSQIMPYTFNNTCSLRDLDYTTTEESELSSDEESEMIDDESSYSNDVICKLEPIIDDNMDDTSWSSTASSNTSYGDKSSSDNSETESILKELIRESWSLDKPTTNQENTENIISPILILVQMNEIGIDLINVEEHAKRLKELEKEIDFIESTEWMYCPIDSSIR comes from the exons ATGGAAATGCTATCAAATGGATATAGatgtatcaaaaaatgttcCAATGCATTAAAGCAATCATTAATTGATTGGATCCTTCATAAATTTAac aatttattgaCCAGAACAATGAGTGACATCCCAACAGCATCTACATCAATGGCATCAACTTCATCAGCTTCTACATCACAAATTATGCCATATACATTTAACAACACATGTTCATTGCGAGATTTAGATTATACAACTACTGAAGAATCAGAACTTTCTTCTGATGAAGAATCTGAAATGATTGATGACGAATCAAGCTATTCGAATGATGTTATTTGCAAGTTGGAACCAATAATTGATGATAACATGGATGATACATCATGGTCTTCTACAGCATCATCCAATACATCATATGGAGATAAATCGAGTTCTGATAATTCTGAAACAGAGTCAATTTTAAAAGAGTTGATTAGAGAGAGCTGGTCTCTTGATAAACCAACGACTAATCAAGAAAATACAGAGAACATAATATCACCAATACTCATATTAGTTCAg aTGAATGAAATTGGAATCGACCTTATAAACGTTGAAGAACACGCAAAAAGACTTAAAGAACTAGAAAAAGAAATTGATTTCATAGAATCAACAGAATGGATGTACTGTCCAATAGACTCAtctattagataa
- the LOC114121442 gene encoding uncharacterized protein LOC114121442 isoform X3 codes for MSDIPTASTSMASTSSASTSQIMPYTFNNTCSLRDLDYTTTEESELSSDEESEMIDDESSYSNDVICKLEPIIDDNMDDTSWSSTASSNTSYGDKSSSDNSETESILKELIRESWSLDKPTTNQENTENIISPILILVQQPCETEGQMNEIGIDLINVEEHAKRLKELEKEIDFIESTEWMYCPIDSSIR; via the exons ATGAGTGACATCCCAACAGCATCTACATCAATGGCATCAACTTCATCAGCTTCTACATCACAAATTATGCCATATACATTTAACAACACATGTTCATTGCGAGATTTAGATTATACAACTACTGAAGAATCAGAACTTTCTTCTGATGAAGAATCTGAAATGATTGATGACGAATCAAGCTATTCGAATGATGTTATTTGCAAGTTGGAACCAATAATTGATGATAACATGGATGATACATCATGGTCTTCTACAGCATCATCCAATACATCATATGGAGATAAATCGAGTTCTGATAATTCTGAAACAGAGTCAATTTTAAAAGAGTTGATTAGAGAGAGCTGGTCTCTTGATAAACCAACGACTAATCAAGAAAATACAGAGAACATAATATCACCAATACTCATATTAGTTCAg CAACCATGTGAAACTGAAGGccag aTGAATGAAATTGGAATCGACCTTATAAACGTTGAAGAACACGCAAAAAGACTTAAAGAACTAGAAAAAGAAATTGATTTCATAGAATCAACAGAATGGATGTACTGTCCAATAGACTCAtctattagataa